The following are encoded together in the Solenopsis invicta isolate M01_SB chromosome 14, UNIL_Sinv_3.0, whole genome shotgun sequence genome:
- the LOC105200182 gene encoding uncharacterized protein LOC105200182 gives MVAKVTILQLLFLLIFYDHVTSLIIPEELPTILSLIYSNIPPIKKGTDSRLGVGFRLGEHADFQILIELGPQTETDPIGTSNDAKRRRDATFSAAMKGQLGPLAQAVAKYQLERGIQKEMDKLKAMEEKLKKDQMENTKDQKENTKDQKNAKDQKENTKDKDIVPSEWLTKWRKEISQMLKDDTSLSSAQNGNDKIVQQRIEKPQINDTTFI, from the exons atGTAACGAGCTTAATTATACCAGAAGAGCTTCCAACAATATTATCATTGATATATTCCAATATTCCTCCAATTAAGAAAG GAACCGATTCTAGACTTGGCGTGGGTTTTCGATTAGGTGAACACGCGGATTTTCAGATTCTTATTGAACTGGGACCTCAAACAGAAACAGATCCGATAGGCACATCCAATGATGCTAAGAGGCGAAGAGat gCAACGTTTAGTGCTGCGATGAAGGGACAACTAGGACCATTGGCACAAGCGGTGGCCAAATATCAATTAGAACGTGGAATCCAAAAGGAAATGGATAAATTGAAAGCAATGGAGGAAAAACTTAAGAAGGATCAAATGGAGAATACAAAAGATCAAAAGGAGAATACTAAAGATCAAAAGAATGCAAAAGatcaaaaagaaaatacaaaagacAAAGAT atTGTTCCCAGCGAATGGTTAACAAAGTGGAGGAAGGAGATATCGCAAATGCTGAAAGACGACACGTCATTAAGTTCTGCTCAAAATGGAAATGATAAAATAGTCCAACAAAGAATAGAAAAACCACAG atCAACGATACGACTTTCATCTAG